Below is a genomic region from Dioscorea cayenensis subsp. rotundata cultivar TDr96_F1 chromosome 14, TDr96_F1_v2_PseudoChromosome.rev07_lg8_w22 25.fasta, whole genome shotgun sequence.
aacgtcccaatcttaattaattctggatttttccttttaaaataaattatttgattgTCCTGGACTAGAATACAAATTTtgaggcaaacaaaaaaaaaactgcaaattacaaaattgcctttgagaacatatctcgaggcaaaatgcaaattacaaaattttccctaagaacatatctcgaggcaaaaatggaaattacaagattgcccttgagaacaccTATCTTAAGGCAATTTCAAATCTCtggatagcccaaatacacatctcgaggcgatcctaaatttcatatcGCCTAAGTATAGATCTTGAGGCAACCTGAGAAAGTGCAAATATCGAGGCACCCgaacacatatcccgaggcaaaccggattttatttaattaaattttgaaattttaaatttgattttgaaaatttaaattttgaatttgatgtTATCTTTAAATCTCTTGACTTGGTCCGCGAAGAGGGTGACGATTTTACAGGAAGCGTTTGGATTGTGAAGATAAGGTTAAAGAAATCTTTTAAAAAGGTGGAATGAGAGGgacgaacaaaaaaaaaaggtctttCTCTCCtctccaaaaaatatatataaatataaaaaaagagaatcGCTTGTTGTTGCCTTGCTGCCATTGCTGCTTGTCAAGGATGAAGCCGTGACCATAATCGCTGTCAactgaaaagaagaagaagatgtggggGAGGACGAACGGAGGAAGgggatttttggagaagaagaaggaggagaaagcCAGAGGGAAAAAAATCggtcaggaaaaaaaaagaagaatgaagaagaaaaaaaagaaagaaattaggGAGAGAAttggagagaagaaaaaaaaaagaaaaaaaaacaagacgAGAGAAAAAAAACCAGCTAGAAGAGGAGgtgaagagagaagaagagcaaAGTGCCGATAGCTCCTCTCTGtacctacatatatatatatatatatctataaaaaaataaaaataaataaataaaaaagggaaCTTGCTGCCTGCTGTCGCTTACTGTCCGCCCGCCATCGTAGCCAtcactgttgttgttgttgccaaCATTGCATGATATCGTTGCTGCCTGTTGACGTTACTGCTGCTGCTATGTCACCGTCACCGTTTCTGCTGCTGTTGGTGTCACCTTCACCACTGCCGTCATCGTCGCTGCCATCACTACTGCCTTAAAACCAGCACTGCTTGCTTTTGTCTACCGACATCGCTGCCGACGTTGCTGCCGCCGTTGATGCAACTGCtattgctgctgctgttgctacTTACCATGTTCGCTATTGAGGTCGCTATCGTTGCTGACATCGCCGTGTTGTAAGCCAAAACCAAAGCCAGCCCTTCACTGAGGTTGATGCTGGAGAGGAATGGAGACTAGTGAGGAAACTTACACAAGTCTTTGAAGACACCTGAAGGACTGAATGACGAAGAAAtaacgaagaagatgatgccaGTCCGCCATTACTGGCAGGGAAGGAAAGGTGTTGCTAActgtgctaaaaaaaaaaagaaaggacgAAGAAGCTCGTTTACCTCCATCTCGGCATTATGCCTCGCATCGTTGCCGTTCTTCACATTTGCTCAAGACCCTGCCATCCTCTTAGCTAATCTCCTTCTCTTTCATGAAGGCCTAGCTTCGATCTCTTCTCAGCTGCCAATGGGGACGCCGAAGACATCCAGGGAGCCATGCCCTGATTGTATCATCAAGGACCTTCACAACTCCCCCAATGGTGTGCATCTCAACGGGGGAGTTCAAGCTGTGCGTATAAACGCTCCTCGCGTCAGTGGTAGCTTTGCCATCTGGGGTGGTCTCTTCTCCGCCTTCGATTGTAGCATGGTTTATGTGGTGGATTCCTGTAGATGCGTTAGGGGCTTGGCACAGCCTCCCGATCAGCGCTCTTTGGTGGTGTGCTCCTTGCCATAATCGAGGGAACTAGAATCATGCTCAACTGCGACCTCAGTGTACCGCAGAATATCCCTCCGGTGGAGGATCCTGCATCTATTGGGTTTCCTGGGGCTTATGTACCGCAGGGCCTGCCTTCTCCATCAACAATAGATGAACCTAGCGCTGCATCATCATCTTCCTGGTTAAAGATTGGTCTGGAAGCGGGAAAACTGAGATCTTGAAGAGTTTCGATTCTCCTAGCGCTCCTATACCAAACTTCAAGTTCAAATAGAATAAACAAATGATAGGTAACTTCCATGCTGATACTATCGATGAAGACGAGGTCCTCGCTCATTTCCTCGAATTAGAGATCCTCTCCAATGCCCCGCTGTCACAGGACGATGGAGAGAAGAAGGCTGCGGAGTCAATTGAATCAAAGCGGCCATTGAAGAAGCCCTGGGATGAGGAGATAGAGGGGTACAGTAGCAGGTGGCCTCCAAGCCCAATTGAAAATGGCATCTTCGGCGAAATACTTCCTGAGCTTTACCATCACATCCTTAAATTCCTCTCATCTGAGAATTTGATTGCTTGCTCTCGTGTTTGCCGATTCATGAATTTTGTGACGTCCGATGAATGCCTCTAGCGACATTCGTATTGCATGAGGCGGGAACTTTCTGGTTGGGTTGGAAAGTTGTGATCTTGTGCTTAGAAGAAGCTCTATATTTAGTGTGATCAAGAGGACATGATTGAATTTGTTAGAAATACCCCATCTGAAGTCAGGGAATACTAtacacacatgcaagcaatAAATAGAAGCCAAGCACCAGAGTTTTTTTTTAGACAGCTGCATACCATCTTTGCTCTAGAAATGCATGTTCTCTCAAATTGGAGATTTTTTTCCTCTGCGACAAGACTGGGCGTGTGCATATTTGTGATGATGTTTGCTGAGAAGTCTGGGGAGTAACAACAAGCGGGTGTGACAGATGAGCTTATCTACTTGGTTACAACTGTGCCGATGAGAAAGAGCTAAAGAGAGCCCTGAGGTTCTGTTGGTATATCTTGAACTTTGCAATCATCACTGGTA
It encodes:
- the LOC120276035 gene encoding F-box protein SKIP31-like; translated protein: MIGNFHADTIDEDEVLAHFLELEILSNAPLSQDDGEKKAAESIESKRPLKKPWDEEIEGYSSRWPPSPIENGIFGEILPELYHHILKFLSSENLIACSRVCRFMNFVTSDECL